From Chloroflexota bacterium, the proteins below share one genomic window:
- the thiC gene encoding phosphomethylpyrimidine synthase ThiC yields MTQLELAKKGIISPWMRRVAGQEGLDADFIQQGLAEGTIVIPANTRRSNLEPCGIGQGLRTKVNTNIGTSADYGTAETELEKLRIAVEYKTDAVMDLSTGGDIVAIRRAVISACSLPLGTVPIYQAAIEATAIRGAIVNMTADDLFGVIEQQAKDGVDFMTVHCGVTQRSVAQLSRQRRLTNVVSRGGAFLLGWMIHQQRENPLYEQFDRLLEIARRYDITLSLGDGMRPGSLADATDSCQIGELLTLAGLVERAREAGVQVMVEGPGHVPLDQIVANVQLEKRLCLGTPFYVLGPIVTDVTAGYDHISAAIGGAIAAAAGADFLCYVTPSEHLSLPDAEDVKEGIIGARIAAHAADIVKGVKGAADWDRRMSIARRNLNWEEQIRLSLNPDKARRVHSRFATEGTACSMCGPYCAMALVEKYLGIQVARC; encoded by the coding sequence GTGACACAGCTTGAACTCGCCAAAAAAGGCATCATATCGCCGTGGATGAGGCGCGTCGCCGGACAGGAAGGGCTGGACGCTGATTTCATTCAGCAGGGTCTCGCCGAAGGGACCATAGTCATTCCGGCAAATACCAGGCGGTCTAATCTTGAACCCTGTGGCATCGGCCAGGGACTCCGCACTAAGGTAAACACCAACATAGGCACCTCTGCTGACTACGGGACTGCGGAAACCGAACTGGAAAAGCTGCGGATAGCCGTGGAGTACAAGACGGACGCTGTGATGGACTTGAGCACCGGCGGCGATATTGTCGCCATCCGTCGGGCCGTTATCTCCGCCTGCTCGCTTCCTTTAGGCACTGTGCCCATCTATCAGGCGGCAATCGAAGCCACCGCGATAAGGGGTGCCATCGTCAATATGACTGCCGATGACCTTTTTGGCGTTATCGAGCAGCAGGCAAAGGACGGTGTTGATTTCATGACCGTACATTGTGGGGTGACCCAGCGATCCGTGGCGCAACTGAGCCGCCAGCGGAGATTGACTAACGTCGTTTCCCGTGGAGGGGCCTTCCTGCTTGGTTGGATGATACACCAGCAGCGAGAGAATCCCCTCTATGAACAGTTCGACCGCTTGCTGGAAATAGCGCGCCGATACGATATAACCCTGAGCCTGGGTGACGGGATGCGCCCCGGCAGTCTGGCCGACGCCACTGATAGCTGTCAGATAGGGGAACTCCTGACCTTAGCTGGGCTGGTGGAGCGTGCCCGTGAGGCGGGTGTCCAGGTGATGGTCGAGGGCCCAGGGCATGTGCCCCTGGACCAAATTGTGGCCAATGTCCAATTGGAGAAGCGCTTGTGCCTCGGGACGCCCTTCTATGTGCTCGGTCCGATAGTAACCGATGTTACTGCTGGCTATGACCATATTTCGGCGGCCATAGGTGGCGCCATTGCGGCCGCCGCCGGGGCTGATTTTCTGTGCTATGTTACCCCGTCGGAGCATCTTTCTCTTCCCGACGCCGAGGATGTGAAGGAGGGAATCATTGGTGCTCGAATCGCTGCCCATGCTGCCGATATCGTTAAAGGGGTGAAGGGAGCCGCAGACTGGGATCGAAGGATGTCCATCGCTCGCAGAAACCTCAATTGGGAGGAGCAGATTCGGCTCTCCCTCAACCCCGACAAAGCTCGCCGAGTGCACAGCCGCTTTGCCACTGAAGGGACTGCCTGTAGCATGTGCGGCCCCTACTGTGCTATGGCTCTGGTCGAGAAGTACCTAGGTATCCAGGTGGCCAGGTGCTAA